The Pungitius pungitius chromosome 21, fPunPun2.1, whole genome shotgun sequence genome includes the window gctttaccgcaccgttgtgacAAAAATACTTGAATCCAAAAGTCTTAACattcctttgtttgttttttaaatttatgaatgcattcatttttctctAATACTGCTAATTTGGAAACGTTGTGACTCAGAATATCTGACACTATCCCACTTttgctgaaagaaaaaacaactggaAAGAGTAACCACAAAGAGTTCAGTCATTAAAGTAAAGTACGAGCCTTAATGATAAATCTCTAATTAGTGGATTAAACATTGAAATGAGACTACTGTTACCCTGGCAACAAGCACAattgtgtttcttgtgttgtCTTTTAGGGTGCTTGTTTAGAACCACAGAGGTTATTAAAAATGGTCCCTTTGGTATtgtcttcctttcttttgtgtaattgatgtttttaatgaaagGCAATTAAAATTGTTTGTTCTTCTCATAATCCTCATTAAAACCAGGAAAAGGGTAAATTTCCCTTGAAAAGGCAAACTGTGGATGTGATGAAGTTCTTGTTTCTGATGAGGCCTGACTGAGCAGCACAGTCTGAAACACACATTCAGGTAAGATCATGATATCTTAATGTTTAGGAACCATGTCCTGGTTTGCGGAGTGATAGTTTTGTAAGATTTTCTGATAGAATTCGAGTTTTTAGAGCTAAGCTTTACCTTGACTGAGGAAATTTGAAATGAGTTTGTGTTCTGATAAAgtcacattttttaattgaaattatTCTTTACGTGTCTGTTGACAGATAATATTTTACATCCAGTTGTCTATTCATCTGTCTGCTGATAAGAGATGGAGCTTTTGACGTTTGAAATTTCACCTGAAAGCCTCAGAGGTCTCTGACTTAATTTTTTGATGGTGTCTAGTGAAAGCAGACGTAGTTTAACCTATCAGATATATCAGTATTACAATGACTGAAGACAAAAAGTCTTTCTCAGCGctgcatttaataaattaaatttgcATAAACACTTGAAATTAGCTACTCTGATTGAACAATGTTGAACTGTAAACTGCATTTGAGTTTTTAATTCTTGTATAGTTAATAAGTAATTCTGAAGTAGAAGTTTCATTTTAACACTTGACGTGTAATGTTTGGATCTTTTCAAGTATTATTACGCattaaaaataacatgttttgatgTATTTGACTATGGTTTTAGAACAGTGTTGGACTATCCTTCAAAGATATTACTTTCACATTGTTTTCAGATAAGTGTTTTTTTACCTCGGGGCATAGGAGAGAATATAATTACTTTAAGATTTAGATCAATTTGTCACACtatcttattttattaattttactGTGAAATTCAGAAAGGCATGGCTTTGCTGTTTAGCTTGGCTGATGTTACGTTAACTTCATGCCTACAGTGTTTGAATTAAGTGTTTAGATTTTTGACCttagtaaaataataatttacataCAATATTAAATGACTTCAAAATTGTATTAAATGCAAATTTGGTAGCAGAACGATCCCTTTCATCATTATGCTAATGCATTATGTGCTATATTGTCTGaatattatttcaataaaattgCTTTTATCATTGTAGCTATTTGGTATAATTGAACCCTTATTGACATAGAAACTTTCCCTTGGTTTTCTGTGCTTTAAATATAGCTGTCTGATGAATGGAGTGGTATTAAAAGTAAATTTCTGtcttttaaacatgatgcaaaaGAAATATTAAGTAGCTTCATatagtaaaaaacaacaatccatCCGTTTTCTGCTGCTTGTTTGAGGCTAGGGGTTCATCAGGGTCAATGCTAACCAGTACATGAACAAAGCGGTATTCATGTACTTTAAATGGAACCCCAGAGATACAGACTaacctgatgttttttttaacggaGAACTGAAGGTTGTGTCGGATTAAAATATCTTGGAATCATCTTGGATTTGCGTccgttatttaaaaagtaaaatcaaaTCCAACGTGGCTTTGAGACTTTAAGAATATTTGAACCAAATATATGAACAACTGGGATATCCAATTTATTAATGCCCCCTTTGATCTCCACCATTACCAGATAGCTCAAAGGGGaatcttttttagttttgataGTTTGCAGAACCTTGCCTCATCTTTAAAGTGCAATACCACTACAGAAAAGACTTTGGAATTTGGATTTCATGTCCCTAATGTTTTACAAATTATCATTTGGTATCTTGGTAAACCAAAAGTGGGTTCGCCATGCAGCCAGGGGCAAAGGGTCGGATTCAAACTTGATTGCGACTGCAAAGAATCAGTTATGGCACATTGGCGAACACAAACCCGCCCTCAATGATCACtttctaaaatataaaaccattgaACAGAATTGTAATAACCCAACTTTCTTCTGATTCACCCTCAGTAAATAAACACAGATTCTCTTTCCTTACTCTTCTAGATTCATACCTGCccctttcaaccaatcacagatcAAGCTTTGTTAACGGCACCCGGGGGCCTGATGCCGTCACTTTCTTCATCATTGAGGGCCTCGCCGGTCTTGGCAAAGAAAAGATTGTTCTTTTTGTCATTCTTCTGCTGGGTTACATGATTATCCTGGGAGGAAACAGTATGATTATCTTTGtggtaaaaagaaacaaaggacTCTTTCTAGTTAtgacatgatgatgatgcttatttcctctttttaacAATATCGCTGACgatgttttcttctcatttagGCGTTAACTGATTCCAAGCTCAACTCTCCCATGTATTTTTTCCTCTACAACCTCTCCTTTGTGGACATCATCtacaccaccatcaccatcccCAACATGCTGTCTGGCCTCCTGGTTGGCATGAAAACTATTTCTGTGCCGGGCTGCTTCCTTCAGATGTATGTTTTTATCCAGCTAGCTGTAACTGGTCGGGCCATTCTGACTGTCATGGCGTACGACCGCTATGTGGCCATCTGCAACCCTCTGCGCTACGCCTCCATCATGACCAAGCCCGCCCAGGTGCTCCTTGTCGCAGGAGCTTGGAGCTTCGGTGCCCTCTGCACGCTGCCGGCCACCTGCATAGCCTTCCGGCAATTTTACTGCGGCCCCAATGTGGTTAAACATGGCTGGTGCGACCCATCATCCGTAAGGCGGCTGGTGTGCGGGGACGTTACCGTAGATAACATTGTTTCACTTGCCTTTGCCATGGTGGCACTTTTGATCACAGGAGTCTTCATTCTCACTTCCTATATCCTGATTGGGGTTTCCATATTAAGGATGGGAGTAGCCCAGAGGCTGAAGGCCTTTGGGACTTGCGCCGCCCACCTGACTGTGGTGTCCATCTCTTACAGCTCGGCCTCCTGTGTATACATCTCCTACCGGGTGGGAAACTTTCCACCAGAGGTACGGTGTCAATCATCCAACATATCCTGAATGTCTCATATTTGTTCAATGAATAGGACATTTAAGATCATATTTTTGTACCTTGTCTCTTGGCGGTTCATTGAGTTTGCTGTCTATGCCGGTGAGGTTTTGTTTGCTCTTGTTCCTGTTCCGCATTTTGCCCCTAAGCATTTTTGACTTCTGTATTTTTGTTCTTGGattctgcatttgagtcctcctgtTCCCGGTTCCCTGTTCTTATGGAAAATATGAAATGGATGGAAAAATCAAAATGACCATCACATAGCAGTGCTTTTGTTGTGACTGAAACTGAT containing:
- the LOC119213244 gene encoding olfactory receptor 10J4-like — translated: MQPGAKDSYLPLSTNHRSSFVNGTRGPDAVTFFIIEGLAGLGKEKIVLFVILLLGYMIILGGNSMIIFVALTDSKLNSPMYFFLYNLSFVDIIYTTITIPNMLSGLLVGMKTISVPGCFLQMYVFIQLAVTGRAILTVMAYDRYVAICNPLRYASIMTKPAQVLLVAGAWSFGALCTLPATCIAFRQFYCGPNVVKHGWCDPSSVRRLVCGDVTVDNIVSLAFAMVALLITGVFILTSYILIGVSILRMGVAQRLKAFGTCAAHLTVVSISYSSASCVYISYRVGNFPPEVRIIVSVMYAALTPFLNPMIYSLKNKELRESIGRTLMRFRPAAVLPTKDVNTVTISS